In Paenibacillus antri, a single window of DNA contains:
- a CDS encoding CpaF family protein — MRAAVSMEEAALELRETIRSDLDYAAIYTDDALRSLVLRRVAAAGRERRWTSDERMWIAERVLASFRGLDILEPLLADSEVTEIMVNGHEEIFYEKRGRLNRYPHRFESRERLEDIIQSIVSKVNRTVNEASPIVDARLPDGSRVNAVLPPVALKGPTLTIRKFPDSPVTMERLIEWGAITPEAASFLQSAVREKRNIFISGGTGSGKTTMLNVLAQSIPDGERVITIEDSAELQLPTLNNVVALETRTANTEGKGEITIRQLLRAALRMRPNRIVVGEVRGAEALDMLQAMNTGHEGSLSTGHANTVKDMLGRLETMAIGGSELPLAVIRQQIASALHLIVHVSRMADYSRKVTEITAVDGLANGEYLLRKIYVRESEGSGCGGLRFLQESGKEEI; from the coding sequence ATGCGCGCCGCGGTAAGCATGGAGGAAGCCGCGCTCGAGCTGCGCGAGACGATTCGAAGCGACCTCGATTACGCTGCGATCTATACGGACGACGCTCTGCGCTCGCTCGTCTTGCGGCGGGTGGCGGCCGCCGGGAGAGAACGGCGTTGGACGTCCGACGAGCGAATGTGGATCGCCGAACGGGTACTCGCTTCGTTCCGGGGGTTGGACATCCTGGAGCCTCTACTGGCGGATTCGGAAGTGACGGAAATTATGGTGAACGGACACGAGGAGATTTTCTATGAGAAGCGGGGACGATTGAATCGGTATCCGCACCGGTTCGAGAGCAGGGAGCGGCTGGAAGACATCATTCAGTCGATCGTCTCGAAGGTGAATCGGACGGTGAACGAGGCGTCGCCGATCGTGGACGCTCGACTGCCGGACGGCTCTCGCGTGAACGCGGTGCTGCCGCCCGTCGCTTTGAAGGGGCCGACGCTCACGATTCGGAAGTTCCCCGACTCTCCGGTGACGATGGAGAGGCTCATCGAGTGGGGAGCGATCACGCCGGAGGCCGCATCCTTCCTCCAATCCGCCGTTCGGGAGAAACGGAACATCTTCATCAGCGGAGGCACCGGGTCCGGCAAGACGACGATGTTGAACGTGCTTGCCCAGTCGATTCCGGACGGAGAGCGCGTCATCACGATCGAGGATTCGGCGGAGCTGCAGCTCCCGACGTTGAATAACGTCGTCGCGTTGGAGACGCGCACGGCGAATACGGAAGGCAAGGGAGAAATCACGATCCGCCAGCTGTTGCGGGCCGCGCTGCGAATGCGTCCGAATCGAATCGTCGTGGGCGAGGTGCGCGGAGCGGAAGCGTTGGACATGCTGCAGGCGATGAATACAGGACATGAAGGCTCGTTGTCTACGGGTCACGCGAATACGGTGAAGGATATGCTCGGCCGTCTCGAGACGATGGCGATCGGCGGCTCGGAGCTGCCGCTCGCCGTCATCCGGCAGCAGATCGCGTCGGCGCTTCACTTGATCGTTCACGTTTCCCGGATGGCCGATTACAGCCGTAAAGTAACGGAGATTACCGCCGTCGACGGCCTGGCGAACGGTGAGTACCTGCTGCGGAAAATTTACGTTCGAGAAAGCGAGGGGAGCGGCTGCGGAGGGCTGCGGTTTCTTCAAGAGTCGGGGAAGGAGGAGATTTGA
- a CDS encoding serine/threonine protein kinase, with the protein MDEEIRDGPFRSGDVAAGRYRIVRRIGEGGMGRVYLAEDLRLAGQRWAVKWVPVDAAFPSQPEKEAAIMTSLRHPSLPRIVDYFGAGEEGVCIVMDYLEGETLLQRSAAHDHALPWTTVVHYGAQLCDLLDYLHSLDSPIVFRDMKPSNVIVGPDDAVRLVDFGIARTYKEGKASDTVHVGSVGFAAPELLANLQTDHRADLYSLGSLLYFLLSGGQFYNFTKKPIEAVADAIPPELAAALHRLLADEPSRRFPDAKTAKASLLASGPKPVAGGTSVPGAGGTGHAATGRRTVVAVYGLFPKVGATFTAVAIAKLLAERKLYTTYMGFPWAAGDAFLRMVSATRDGESEWREDRLAWRLAPDEEGQEDFDAARLYKLLFETKGDVAVFDVPSKANPEAAEALLRVSDAVVAVVSPDPGGLRSSAAVDNWRRLNACAGDGRIEWVANRVPSGVRLNDFYKLFSIKPAGTIREFSYDRMIGAMWNGRFLCDETDVREELSDALQPLLRKLAPGKEKESGFRASAKRWLANKWSIDYNKNKFHP; encoded by the coding sequence ATGGACGAAGAAATACGAGACGGCCCGTTCCGCTCGGGAGACGTCGCCGCCGGCCGATACCGGATCGTACGGCGGATCGGCGAAGGGGGCATGGGGCGCGTCTACTTGGCCGAGGATTTACGGCTAGCGGGTCAGCGATGGGCGGTCAAGTGGGTGCCCGTCGACGCGGCGTTCCCCTCCCAGCCGGAGAAGGAAGCGGCGATCATGACGTCGCTCCGGCATCCGTCGCTGCCCCGCATCGTCGATTATTTCGGCGCCGGCGAGGAAGGCGTCTGCATCGTGATGGACTATCTCGAAGGCGAGACGCTGCTGCAGCGATCGGCCGCGCACGATCATGCGCTGCCTTGGACGACGGTCGTCCATTACGGCGCGCAGCTATGCGATTTGCTCGATTATTTGCATTCGCTCGACAGCCCGATCGTGTTCCGGGATATGAAGCCGTCCAACGTCATCGTCGGACCGGACGACGCGGTGCGGTTGGTCGATTTCGGAATCGCCCGCACGTATAAGGAAGGCAAAGCTTCGGACACGGTGCACGTCGGCTCGGTCGGGTTCGCCGCCCCGGAGCTGCTGGCGAATCTGCAGACGGATCACCGAGCGGACTTATATTCCTTAGGGAGCTTGCTTTATTTTTTGTTAAGCGGAGGACAGTTTTACAATTTTACGAAAAAGCCGATCGAAGCGGTCGCCGACGCGATCCCGCCGGAGCTAGCCGCCGCGCTTCATCGTCTGCTCGCGGACGAGCCGTCGCGCCGGTTCCCGGACGCCAAGACGGCGAAGGCGTCGCTTCTCGCGTCCGGCCCGAAGCCCGTCGCAGGCGGGACGAGCGTGCCTGGCGCCGGCGGAACGGGACATGCGGCGACCGGCAGACGGACGGTCGTCGCCGTATACGGATTGTTCCCGAAGGTCGGAGCCACGTTCACGGCGGTGGCGATCGCGAAGCTGCTCGCCGAGCGGAAGCTCTATACGACATATATGGGGTTTCCGTGGGCTGCGGGCGACGCGTTCCTCCGCATGGTGTCCGCCACGAGGGACGGCGAGAGCGAATGGCGGGAGGACCGGCTTGCCTGGAGGCTCGCTCCGGACGAGGAGGGGCAAGAGGACTTCGACGCCGCCCGGTTGTACAAGCTGTTATTCGAAACGAAGGGCGACGTCGCGGTATTCGACGTGCCGTCCAAGGCGAACCCGGAGGCGGCCGAAGCGCTGCTGCGCGTATCGGACGCGGTCGTCGCGGTCGTCTCGCCCGATCCGGGAGGGCTGCGATCGAGCGCCGCCGTCGACAACTGGCGTCGGTTGAACGCTTGCGCCGGCGACGGACGGATCGAATGGGTCGCGAACCGGGTGCCGTCGGGGGTGCGGTTGAACGATTTTTACAAGCTGTTCTCCATTAAACCCGCGGGGACGATCCGCGAGTTCTCGTATGACCGGATGATCGGGGCGATGTGGAACGGCAGATTTCTGTGCGACGAGACGGACGTGCGCGAGGAGCTGTCGGACGCGCTGCAGCCTCTGCTTCGGAAGCTCGCTCCCGGCAAGGAGAAAGAGTCGGGCTTCCGGGCGTCCGCGAAAAGATGGCTTGCCAACAAATGGTCGATCGACTATAATAAAAACAAATTTCATCCATAG